The genomic region GCACTTCCGGCATAAAGACGACATTTCGGATCAAAGCAATTCGCTGCTTTTCTCCCCCGGAAAGAGCGGTTACTTTCTGTTCTAAATAAGATTCCGATAGATTGACCTTTTTCAACAATTCAAGGGCACGTTTACGGTCGAATTCTTGGTCACGAATGAGATAAGGAAAGGCTAAGTTTTCCGCAACCGTTTCTCCAAATAGTGAAGCGTTTTGAAACCCATATGAAACTTCTTTTCGGTAATCGGTCACGTCAAAAGCTGATAGTGGCTTACCCTTATAGTAGATTTCCCCAGAGCTTGGACTGATTAAAGAAGCCAGACATTCCAACAAGGTACTCTTCCCACTCCCAGAAGGCCCTTTAATGGTTAAAAACTCCCCTTTTTCTACGGTAAAGGAAATATCTTTTAGGATCTTCTTACCGTTCACTTCATAAGACATATTTTTAACATCAAAAATAGTTGTCATAATTTCCTCCTGCATCATTTTTAGTGGTTATGGATTATAATTATTATAATCTATTATACCAAACAAGATAAAGAAGTGCGATGATTGGGTTTTGAATAAAAAACTCCCAAGTGTTTAGATTTCAATCTAAACATTTGGGAGTCTCTACTAATTATTTGAATTTATTCTGTTTTTGATTTTAAACCTTCTGCTTCAAGAAACGCACGAAATGGTTTCAAATCCCAGGCTTCATAGCGATCTTTGTATTCTTTAATTTCTCCTTCTGAATATTTCATTGAATCCAGTCTTAAATACTGAGTTTGAATAGGAATCGGCTGTTCATCAGTAATTTTTGCATCAATAATGACTGTTTTCCCTGCTGCTTCATCTGCCAATGCTTTTTTGAATACGTCATCAATCTCTTCGATTTTTGTGATGGTATAGCCTTCAGCTCCTTGAGCTCTAGAAATTTTGGCATAATCAACTGCTCTTTCAAAATCAACGCCAAAGTAAGGATTTTTATTGGTTACTTCTTGTTCCCTTTTAATAAACCCATACATTTCGTTTGAAAAAACAATATGGATAGAAGGTAATTGATATTGAACTAAAGTGACGATATCTTGCATAACCATACCAAAGCCACCATCTCCAGATAAATTCCACACTTGACGATTTGGAAATTCTAACTTGGCCGCTAGGGCGCCAGGAAGACCATTACCCATAGTGGCAAATTTAGGAGAAGTACGCCATAAATTTTTAGGAGTTAAATGCAAATGACGCACGGAATGTT from Jeotgalibaca dankookensis harbors:
- a CDS encoding ABC transporter ATP-binding protein, yielding MTTIFDVKNMSYEVNGKKILKDISFTVEKGEFLTIKGPSGSGKSTLLECLASLISPSSGEIYYKGKPLSAFDVTDYRKEVSYGFQNASLFGETVAENLAFPYLIRDQEFDRKRALELLKKVNLSESYLEQKVTALSGGEKQRIALIRNVVFMPEVLLLDEVTSSLDEATRHDIGEAIRRFNQEEGVTVLWVTHNTEEIKNATKTMEIVAGQVEVDTHA